The proteins below come from a single Thermopolyspora flexuosa genomic window:
- a CDS encoding helix-turn-helix domain-containing protein: protein MRDIGAADGRRPGATAGDTARGAAADVKPGMTRLGAVGTPAAGTRGGVTGRTGTAGTRGGATAVRDGEARPRGIGAKLARAREEAGLTVAELSLRTRIREPVIRAIEHDDFSISGGDFYTRGHIRNIARAIGLDPGPVLQEYDEQCGGAPKPVRAAEVFLAEIPIKLRERRTFNWTTALAFLLILVVAFGIARLLSGTGGGVESADLRRAPAQPAATPSRVAAPSAAPSRPPAAVVPEVTLQVTADRTTRLVVRDADGKRLFRGDLMAGSTSEWRAKGRITLTVDDAAAVRLKVNGRNLAPLGEPGERVTRTFRPPRAR, encoded by the coding sequence ATGAGGGACATCGGAGCGGCCGACGGGCGGCGGCCCGGCGCGACGGCGGGCGACACCGCCCGGGGCGCCGCGGCGGACGTGAAGCCGGGCATGACGCGGCTCGGCGCCGTCGGCACGCCGGCGGCCGGCACGCGCGGCGGCGTCACCGGCAGGACCGGTACGGCCGGCACGCGCGGCGGCGCCACCGCCGTGCGGGACGGCGAGGCGCGGCCGCGCGGGATCGGGGCGAAGCTGGCGCGCGCCCGCGAGGAGGCCGGCCTGACCGTGGCCGAGCTGAGCCTCCGCACCCGCATCCGCGAGCCGGTGATCCGCGCCATCGAGCACGACGACTTCTCCATCAGCGGCGGCGACTTCTACACCCGCGGCCACATCCGCAACATCGCCCGGGCGATCGGGCTCGACCCGGGGCCGGTCCTGCAGGAGTACGACGAGCAGTGCGGCGGGGCGCCCAAGCCGGTCCGCGCGGCCGAGGTCTTCCTCGCCGAGATCCCGATCAAGCTGCGGGAACGCCGTACCTTCAACTGGACCACGGCGCTGGCCTTCCTGCTCATCCTCGTCGTGGCGTTCGGCATCGCGCGGCTGCTGAGCGGCACCGGCGGCGGGGTGGAGTCCGCAGACCTGCGCCGCGCCCCCGCCCAGCCGGCCGCCACCCCGAGCCGGGTCGCGGCGCCGTCCGCCGCGCCGTCCCGGCCGCCCGCGGCCGTGGTGCCCGAGGTCACGCTGCAGGTGACCGCGGACCGCACCACCCGGCTGGTGGTCCGGGACGCGGACGGCAAGCGCCTGTTCCGGGGCGACCTGATGGCCGGGAGCACCTCCGAGTGGCGGGCGAAGGGCAGGATCACGCTCACCGTGGACGACGCGGCCGCGGTGCGGCTGAAGGTCAACGGCAGGAACCTCGCCCCCCTTGGGGAACCGGGCGAGCGTGTCACCAGGACGTTCCGGCCGCCGCGGGCCCGCTGA
- a CDS encoding FtsK/SpoIIIE family DNA translocase, with protein MATRASDGKPRGSAARAKSSRGSAPARGGASARTAKRAGARTSGRAPARRPVHAHSDPIGWLFTAIGKLIVGLWLLLANTIGGAVRAVGQGARELDPEHRRDGLGLAVLAGAITLAALIWRTPTGAVSSTVNAVTRGVFGSLAWALPIMLAALAWRLLRHPDQSQDTGRMSIGWTALMLGVLGIVHVAHGTPYPSGGPNDGMDAVSEAGGLLGFLVSAPPDSILPSFVTIVLLLMLSGFGVLVITATPVYRIPERLADIRHMLFERGTARTRGRSRQRRGGDEEGRPAAERRAKRPRRESVVPEPGESDRPYDSPVIAEKEAASEAHAPEIIPGLADEDQAPPPEPKPRSQPPLPTPAPRKVEQLVLSPHAGSYTLPDLGLLRPGTPPKPRTKANDMVVEALTSVLEQFGIDAQVVGFTRGPTVTRYEIELGPAVKVEKVTALTKNIAYAVKSADVRILSPIPGKSAIGVEIPNTDKDLVSLGDVLRSPVAAAEHHPMIVGLGKDVEGRTIVANLAKMPHILIAGATGAGKSTCINGLISSILMRATPDEVRMVLVDPKRVELSAYDGIPHLITPIITNPKKAAEALEWVVGEMDRRYDDLAATGFRHIDDFNKAVRAGKLTPPPGSERVYRPYPYLLVIIDELADLMMVAPRDVEDSIVRITQLARAAGIHLVIATQRPSVDVVTGLIKANVPSRLAFATSSLADSRVILDQPGAEKLVGQGDALFLPMGASKPMRLQNAYISEKEIADIVAHCKAQMQVEYREDVFGGAKAKKEIDEDIGDDLELLLQAAELVVTTQFGSTSMLQRKLRVGFAKAGRLMDLLESRGVVGPSEGSKAREVLVKPDELPGLLASLRGE; from the coding sequence ATGGCCACCCGTGCGTCCGACGGGAAGCCGAGGGGATCGGCGGCCCGTGCCAAGTCCTCCCGAGGGTCCGCCCCCGCGAGAGGCGGGGCGTCCGCACGTACGGCCAAGCGGGCGGGTGCCCGCACGTCGGGGCGCGCCCCGGCCCGCAGGCCGGTACACGCCCACTCCGACCCGATCGGCTGGCTGTTCACCGCGATCGGCAAGCTCATCGTCGGGCTGTGGCTGCTGCTCGCCAACACGATCGGCGGTGCCGTACGGGCCGTGGGGCAGGGGGCGCGGGAACTCGACCCCGAGCACCGGCGGGACGGCCTCGGGCTCGCGGTGCTCGCCGGCGCGATCACGCTCGCCGCGCTCATCTGGCGCACCCCCACCGGCGCGGTCTCGTCCACGGTGAACGCCGTGACCCGAGGGGTGTTCGGCTCGCTCGCCTGGGCGCTGCCGATCATGCTCGCCGCACTCGCCTGGCGGCTGCTGCGCCACCCGGACCAGAGCCAGGACACCGGCCGGATGAGCATCGGCTGGACCGCTCTCATGCTCGGCGTGCTGGGCATCGTGCACGTCGCGCACGGCACGCCGTACCCGTCGGGCGGGCCGAACGACGGCATGGACGCGGTGTCCGAGGCCGGCGGCCTGCTCGGGTTCCTCGTGTCCGCGCCGCCGGACAGCATCCTGCCGTCGTTCGTCACGATCGTGCTGCTGCTCATGCTGTCCGGGTTCGGCGTGCTCGTGATCACCGCCACCCCGGTGTACCGCATCCCGGAACGGCTCGCCGACATCCGGCACATGCTCTTCGAGCGGGGTACGGCCCGCACCCGCGGCCGGTCCCGGCAGCGCCGAGGCGGTGACGAGGAGGGGAGGCCCGCCGCCGAGCGGCGTGCCAAGCGGCCCCGGCGGGAGTCCGTGGTCCCCGAGCCGGGTGAGAGCGACCGCCCCTACGACAGCCCGGTGATCGCGGAGAAGGAGGCGGCGAGCGAGGCGCACGCGCCGGAGATCATCCCGGGGCTCGCGGACGAGGATCAGGCCCCGCCGCCCGAGCCCAAGCCGCGCAGCCAGCCGCCGCTGCCCACACCCGCCCCGCGCAAGGTCGAGCAGCTCGTGCTGTCGCCCCATGCGGGCTCGTACACGCTGCCGGACCTCGGCCTGCTGCGCCCCGGCACGCCGCCGAAGCCGCGTACCAAGGCGAACGACATGGTGGTCGAGGCGCTCACCAGCGTGCTCGAGCAGTTCGGCATCGACGCGCAGGTGGTCGGGTTCACCCGCGGGCCCACGGTCACCCGGTACGAGATCGAGCTCGGCCCGGCCGTGAAGGTGGAGAAGGTCACCGCGCTGACCAAGAACATCGCCTACGCGGTCAAGTCGGCCGACGTGCGCATCCTGTCCCCGATCCCGGGCAAGTCGGCGATCGGGGTGGAGATCCCCAACACCGACAAGGACCTGGTGTCCCTCGGCGACGTGCTGCGCTCGCCGGTGGCGGCGGCCGAGCACCACCCGATGATCGTCGGTCTGGGCAAGGACGTCGAGGGCCGCACGATCGTGGCGAACCTCGCGAAGATGCCGCACATCCTCATCGCGGGCGCCACCGGCGCGGGCAAGTCGACCTGCATCAACGGGCTGATCAGCTCGATCCTCATGCGCGCCACCCCGGACGAGGTGCGCATGGTGCTCGTCGACCCCAAGCGGGTGGAGCTGAGCGCGTACGACGGCATCCCGCACCTGATCACGCCGATCATCACCAACCCGAAGAAGGCCGCCGAGGCCCTCGAGTGGGTGGTCGGCGAGATGGACCGCCGGTACGACGACCTCGCCGCGACCGGGTTCCGCCACATCGACGACTTCAACAAGGCGGTGCGCGCGGGCAAGCTCACCCCGCCGCCCGGCAGCGAGCGCGTGTACCGGCCGTACCCGTACCTGCTGGTGATCATCGACGAGCTCGCCGACCTCATGATGGTGGCCCCGCGCGACGTGGAGGACTCCATCGTGCGGATCACCCAGCTCGCCCGGGCCGCCGGCATCCACCTGGTGATCGCCACCCAGCGGCCGTCGGTCGACGTGGTCACCGGCCTGATCAAGGCGAACGTGCCGTCCCGGCTCGCGTTCGCCACCTCCAGCCTCGCCGACTCGCGGGTCATCCTCGACCAGCCGGGCGCCGAGAAGCTCGTCGGCCAGGGTGACGCGCTCTTCCTGCCGATGGGCGCGAGCAAGCCGATGCGGCTGCAGAACGCCTACATCTCCGAGAAGGAGATCGCGGACATCGTCGCGCACTGCAAGGCGCAGATGCAGGTCGAGTACCGCGAGGACGTCTTCGGCGGGGCCAAGGCGAAGAAGGAGATCGACGAGGACATCGGCGACGACCTCGAGCTGCTGCTGCAGGCCGCCGAGCTCGTCGTCACCACCCAGTTCGGCTCGACCTCGATGCTCCAGCGCAAGCTGCGGGTCGGCTTCGCCAAGGCGGGCCGGCTCATGGACCTGCTGGAGAGCCGCGGCGTGGTGGGCCCCAGCGAGGGCTCCAAGGCCCGCGAGGTCCTCGTGAAGCCCGACGAGCTGCCCGGGCTGCTCGCCTCGCTGCGCGGCGAATAG
- a CDS encoding sugar kinase: MDVVVIGEPLVEFSAARPLTEAVDFRLSFSGDALNAAVAAAAAGAHVALVTRVGRDEFGERLVAFAAAHGVDTRWMRPGDGPTGAYAVGADPTGERAFAYLRAASAASRMTPAVLDDVPLDATRVLLVSGITAAISPTCDDLVRQAVRRVRESGGQVVYDPNFRSRLTTAQAARATLAAVAPQATLLTPSCPGDSTALLDTADPAEAARACHRLGAPAVAVTQGPDGVLLSTTDEPPVTIPAFPAREIVDQTGAGDAFAGTLAARLARGEPLPAAIRAGMAAAAISLSGQGGTGRIATPAEVDELLRMPLPPAAGRDRARSSS; this comes from the coding sequence ATGGACGTCGTCGTGATCGGTGAGCCGCTCGTGGAGTTCTCCGCGGCCCGCCCGCTCACCGAGGCCGTCGACTTCCGCCTCTCCTTCTCCGGCGACGCGTTGAACGCCGCCGTCGCCGCCGCGGCCGCGGGCGCGCACGTCGCCCTCGTCACCCGCGTGGGCCGCGACGAGTTCGGCGAGCGCCTGGTCGCCTTCGCCGCCGCGCACGGCGTCGACACCCGCTGGATGCGCCCCGGCGACGGCCCCACCGGCGCCTACGCCGTCGGCGCCGACCCCACCGGCGAACGCGCCTTCGCCTACCTGCGCGCCGCCAGCGCCGCCTCCCGCATGACCCCGGCCGTCCTCGACGACGTGCCCTTGGACGCGACCCGCGTCCTGCTCGTCAGCGGCATCACCGCCGCCATCTCCCCCACCTGCGACGACCTGGTACGGCAGGCCGTACGCCGGGTCCGCGAGTCCGGCGGCCAGGTCGTCTACGACCCGAACTTCCGCTCCCGCCTCACCACCGCCCAGGCGGCCCGCGCCACCCTCGCCGCCGTCGCCCCGCAGGCCACCCTGCTCACCCCGTCCTGCCCCGGCGACAGCACCGCCCTCCTCGACACCGCCGACCCGGCCGAGGCCGCCCGCGCCTGCCACCGTCTCGGCGCCCCCGCCGTCGCCGTCACCCAGGGCCCCGACGGCGTCCTCCTCAGCACCACCGACGAACCGCCGGTCACGATCCCCGCCTTCCCCGCCCGCGAGATCGTCGACCAGACCGGGGCAGGCGACGCCTTCGCCGGCACCCTCGCCGCCCGGCTCGCCCGCGGCGAACCCCTCCCCGCCGCCATCCGCGCAGGCATGGCCGCCGCCGCCATCTCGCTGTCCGGACAAGGCGGCACCGGCCGCATCGCCACCCCGGCGGAGGTGGACGAACTACTGCGGATGCCACTCCCTCCGGCCGCAGGACGCGACCGAGCGCGCTCGTCGTCGTAG
- a CDS encoding DUF397 domain-containing protein encodes MSSQHQPLSPDELAKVAWHISTKSDGGGGNCVEAGPLADGSGRVAVRHSRRPDGPVIVYSREEWQAFIAGVKEGEFDFAAE; translated from the coding sequence ATGAGTTCACAGCACCAGCCTCTCAGCCCTGACGAACTTGCCAAGGTCGCATGGCATATCAGTACGAAAAGCGACGGCGGCGGTGGCAACTGTGTTGAGGCTGGCCCCCTGGCCGACGGTTCTGGGCGTGTCGCGGTACGGCACAGCCGTCGTCCTGATGGTCCGGTGATCGTGTACTCCCGCGAGGAGTGGCAGGCCTTCATCGCGGGTGTCAAGGAAGGCGAGTTCGATTTCGCCGCCGAATGA
- a CDS encoding helix-turn-helix domain-containing protein, protein MASLKRATLRAQWLGQQLRELREANNMMLKEAAEYLQRNPSTVARFETGEYPIRRPDLMALLDLYGVSDSRRRDALLRLSQDVWQKGWWEGYSKDLDGAFVDYVWLESRAKEIRAFDNTHLPGLLQTPDYARAFISAAEFDADDEQIDGWLDLRMARQRILSGDEPPRLMVIIDEGALRREVGGRECMSAQIRHLSEQAKKPNIEVRVLPFSAGAHASPTGAFRVFTMEEPLPSVGYVETPTGAIYVESPETERLTLTYDKLREAALSPDESAHLISEIAEEFE, encoded by the coding sequence ATGGCGTCCTTGAAGAGGGCGACGTTGCGGGCGCAGTGGCTCGGGCAGCAGCTTCGGGAGCTCCGGGAAGCAAACAACATGATGCTCAAGGAGGCCGCCGAGTACCTGCAGCGCAACCCCAGCACTGTGGCCCGATTCGAAACGGGCGAATACCCAATACGACGCCCCGATCTGATGGCGCTACTGGATCTCTATGGGGTCTCCGACAGCCGTCGACGCGATGCCCTGCTTCGTCTCAGTCAAGACGTCTGGCAGAAGGGCTGGTGGGAGGGCTACTCGAAGGATCTCGATGGCGCGTTCGTGGACTATGTGTGGTTGGAGTCCCGCGCAAAAGAGATTCGAGCGTTCGACAACACCCACCTGCCTGGTCTGTTGCAAACGCCCGACTACGCACGGGCGTTCATCTCGGCGGCTGAGTTCGACGCTGACGATGAGCAGATCGATGGATGGCTCGATCTCCGCATGGCTCGCCAGAGGATACTGAGCGGAGATGAACCACCACGACTAATGGTGATCATAGATGAAGGTGCCCTGCGTCGTGAGGTCGGTGGACGCGAATGCATGTCAGCCCAGATTCGCCACCTCTCAGAGCAGGCCAAGAAGCCCAATATCGAGGTCAGAGTACTCCCTTTCTCTGCTGGCGCACATGCCAGTCCTACCGGCGCCTTCCGTGTCTTCACGATGGAGGAACCACTCCCGTCGGTCGGGTACGTGGAGACACCAACAGGCGCGATATACGTTGAGTCGCCAGAAACAGAACGATTGACGCTTACGTACGACAAATTGCGCGAGGCTGCGCTTTCTCCAGACGAGTCGGCCCACCTAATATCGGAAATCGCGGAGGAGTTCGAATGA
- a CDS encoding Rrf2 family transcriptional regulator, translating into MARSTNTRFAVAVHVLTYLAGVAGERPVSSDELAASTNVNPVHVRRVLGPLRTAGMVRSRPGVNGGWELGRPATAITLAEVWRLLQGDDPVLGLHGPNPACEVGRQVQRSLTALDHAVADAVAEELGRFTVHDLLTGEVTSRLAARAVRS; encoded by the coding sequence ATGGCCCGATCGACGAACACCCGGTTCGCGGTCGCCGTGCACGTGCTCACGTACCTCGCGGGCGTCGCCGGCGAGCGTCCCGTCAGCTCCGACGAGCTGGCGGCGAGCACGAACGTCAATCCGGTGCACGTGCGCCGGGTCCTCGGGCCGCTGCGTACGGCCGGCATGGTCCGCTCCCGCCCCGGCGTCAACGGCGGCTGGGAACTCGGCCGCCCCGCCACGGCCATCACCCTCGCCGAGGTCTGGCGTCTGCTCCAAGGCGACGACCCGGTACTCGGCCTCCACGGCCCCAACCCCGCCTGCGAGGTCGGCCGTCAGGTGCAACGCTCACTGACCGCCCTCGACCACGCGGTCGCCGACGCCGTCGCCGAGGAACTCGGCCGGTTCACCGTGCACGACCTGCTCACGGGCGAGGTGACGTCGCGCCTGGCAGCGCGAGCCGTTCGGAGTTGA
- a CDS encoding SDR family oxidoreductase, which translates to MTIAITGASGGLGRSTAERLLQLTDPRDVVLTTRNPDALADLAERGAQVRRVDFNEPGTFATAFAGVERLLLISTDAIGARLDQHRAAIAGAAEAGVRHIVYTSVPEPVPGNPALVVPDHAGTEQALRESGLKWTMLRNNLYAHMQVPAIQQMIATGRYVTNTGDGATAYVTREDCAAVAAAVLTQDGHEDRAYDVTGPEAFTAADLAALAEKVGGRPVETAILDDDELTAQLQAAGLPPAAAQAIVSFGAATRLGYLSRVTSVVPDLTGRPATPLADLLKDASPAS; encoded by the coding sequence ATGACCATCGCGATCACCGGTGCCTCCGGCGGGCTCGGCCGTAGCACCGCCGAGCGTCTGCTGCAGCTCACCGACCCGCGCGACGTGGTGCTCACCACGCGCAACCCGGACGCGCTCGCCGACCTCGCCGAGCGCGGCGCGCAGGTGCGGCGGGTCGACTTCAACGAGCCGGGCACGTTCGCCACCGCGTTCGCGGGTGTGGAACGGCTGCTGCTGATCTCCACCGACGCCATCGGGGCCCGGCTTGACCAGCACCGTGCGGCCATCGCGGGGGCGGCCGAGGCCGGGGTGCGGCACATCGTGTACACCTCGGTGCCGGAGCCGGTGCCCGGCAACCCGGCGCTCGTCGTTCCCGACCACGCCGGCACCGAGCAGGCGCTGCGCGAGAGCGGCCTGAAGTGGACGATGCTGCGCAACAACCTGTACGCGCACATGCAGGTCCCCGCCATCCAGCAGATGATCGCCACCGGGCGGTACGTGACCAACACCGGCGACGGCGCGACCGCGTACGTGACCCGTGAGGACTGCGCCGCGGTCGCGGCGGCGGTGCTGACGCAGGACGGGCACGAGGACCGTGCGTACGACGTGACCGGCCCGGAGGCGTTCACCGCCGCCGACCTCGCGGCGCTCGCGGAGAAGGTCGGCGGCCGCCCGGTGGAGACGGCCATCCTCGACGACGACGAGCTGACGGCGCAGCTGCAGGCCGCCGGGCTGCCCCCGGCGGCGGCGCAGGCGATCGTGTCGTTCGGCGCGGCGACCCGCCTCGGCTACCTCTCGCGGGTCACCTCGGTCGTCCCGGACCTCACCGGGCGCCCGGCGACCCCGCTCGCGGACCTGCTCAAGGACGCCTCGCCGGCATCATGA
- a CDS encoding multidrug effflux MFS transporter: MTGDARGRAPVVLLGALVALAPLSIDAYLPALPRIATDLEATPSGVQLTVTACLVGLACGQLVAGPLSDRYGRRRPLLAGLGGYTAAGVLCAVAPDPVSLIVFRLLQGAGGAFGLVIASAAVRDRYTGAAAARVFSSLMLVSGLAPVLAPLAGAQVLRFGDWRTVFLGLALLGGLTLAGCAVAFPETLPPGRRGAERARYTALLRSRALLGYAAVNALVFAAMFAYIAGSPFVLQRIHGMSPQQYGVVFAVNAFGLAAAAQVNGRLVRRLHPRTLLGAGVAIAAAGGVALLVVVLTGAGLWPLLAALFLVVTSVGLVMPNAPALALHDHGGNAGAAAALVGFAQFVVGGLVAPLAGADGVESALPMAVTVAVLGLAAALTFLLLRPAARPARPKEEVRPAASRR, from the coding sequence ATGACCGGCGACGCCCGGGGCAGGGCCCCCGTAGTGCTGCTCGGCGCGCTGGTCGCGCTGGCGCCCCTGTCCATCGACGCCTACCTGCCCGCCCTGCCGCGCATCGCCACGGACCTGGAGGCCACCCCCTCAGGGGTGCAGCTCACCGTGACCGCGTGCCTGGTCGGGCTCGCCTGCGGGCAGCTGGTGGCCGGGCCGCTCAGCGACAGGTACGGCAGGCGGCGGCCGCTGCTGGCCGGGCTCGGCGGATACACCGCGGCGGGGGTGCTGTGCGCCGTCGCGCCGGACCCGGTGAGCCTGATCGTGTTCCGGCTGCTGCAGGGCGCGGGCGGCGCGTTCGGGCTGGTGATCGCCTCCGCGGCGGTCCGCGACCGGTACACCGGCGCGGCGGCGGCCCGCGTGTTCTCGTCGCTGATGCTGGTGAGCGGGCTGGCGCCGGTGCTCGCCCCGCTCGCGGGCGCCCAGGTGCTGCGGTTCGGGGACTGGCGCACCGTGTTCCTCGGGCTCGCGCTGCTCGGCGGCCTGACGCTCGCCGGATGCGCCGTCGCGTTCCCCGAGACCCTGCCTCCGGGACGGCGCGGAGCCGAGCGGGCGCGGTACACCGCCCTGCTGCGGAGCCGGGCGCTGCTCGGGTACGCGGCGGTCAACGCGCTGGTGTTCGCGGCGATGTTCGCCTACATCGCGGGCTCGCCGTTCGTGCTCCAGCGGATCCACGGCATGTCCCCGCAGCAGTACGGCGTGGTCTTCGCCGTCAACGCGTTCGGGCTCGCCGCGGCGGCCCAGGTGAACGGCAGGCTGGTGCGCCGCCTCCACCCGCGCACCCTGCTCGGGGCCGGAGTCGCCATCGCGGCCGCAGGCGGCGTCGCGCTCCTCGTGGTCGTGCTCACCGGCGCGGGCCTGTGGCCGCTGCTCGCGGCCCTGTTCCTCGTGGTCACCAGCGTGGGCCTGGTGATGCCGAACGCACCGGCCCTCGCCCTGCACGACCACGGCGGGAACGCGGGGGCGGCCGCGGCGCTGGTCGGCTTCGCCCAGTTCGTCGTCGGCGGCCTCGTCGCGCCGCTCGCCGGGGCCGACGGCGTCGAAAGCGCGCTGCCCATGGCCGTCACCGTCGCCGTACTCGGGCTCGCGGCGGCCCTCACCTTCCTCCTTCTCCGGCCCGCTGCCCGCCCTGCGCGGCCCAAGGAGGAGGTACGGCCTGCGGCGTCACGGCGGTGA
- a CDS encoding IclR family transcriptional regulator translates to MREGSSIDKALAVLEAVAERHRLTDIAAAAGVSKSTAHRILQSLVEWGFARPDGSGGYEPGPRILTLAARAMNRFDPARQAAAALRALHDRTGYTTHLAIRNGDEAVYVEKLEGRRPYQMTSRVGMSLCLHSTAIGKAILAQLGDEEVLGIAARTRLEPRTPNTITSDEDLLAHLAGVRARGYAVDDEENEPGVRCVAAPVFDHTGRVIGGISVSALALDASREDLEALGPEVVAAAREASQALGAPLTVRS, encoded by the coding sequence GTGAGGGAAGGCAGTTCGATCGACAAGGCGCTGGCCGTGCTGGAGGCCGTCGCCGAGCGTCACCGGCTCACCGACATCGCGGCCGCCGCCGGGGTGTCGAAGTCGACCGCGCACCGCATCCTGCAGTCGCTGGTCGAGTGGGGCTTCGCCCGGCCGGACGGCTCCGGCGGCTACGAGCCGGGGCCGCGCATCCTCACCCTCGCCGCGCGGGCGATGAACCGCTTCGACCCGGCCCGGCAGGCGGCCGCCGCGCTGCGCGCGCTGCACGACCGCACCGGCTACACCACGCACCTCGCGATCCGCAACGGCGACGAGGCCGTCTACGTGGAGAAGCTCGAGGGCCGCCGGCCGTACCAGATGACCTCCCGGGTCGGCATGAGCCTGTGCCTGCACTCCACCGCCATCGGGAAGGCGATCCTCGCCCAGCTCGGCGACGAGGAGGTGCTGGGGATCGCGGCCCGCACCCGCCTGGAGCCGCGCACCCCCAACACCATCACCAGCGACGAGGACCTGCTCGCTCATCTGGCCGGCGTCCGCGCCCGCGGCTACGCCGTCGACGACGAGGAGAACGAGCCCGGCGTGCGCTGCGTGGCCGCCCCCGTGTTCGACCACACCGGCCGCGTCATCGGCGGCATCTCCGTCTCCGCCCTCGCCCTCGACGCCTCCCGCGAGGACCTGGAGGCCCTCGGCCCGGAGGTCGTCGCCGCGGCCCGCGAGGCCTCCCAGGCCCTCGGCGCCCCGCTCACCGTCCGCTCCTGA
- a CDS encoding serine/threonine-protein kinase gives MPDAQPLEPTDPARLGPYRLTGRIGSGGQGVVYLGEAEDGSAVAIKLFHASIGADHTLRDAFTRELEAAKRVARFCIAQVLDSGMVGDRPYIVSEYVPGPSLQAVVTEEGPRTGGALDRLAIGTATALVALHDAGVVHRDFKPQNVLLGPDGPRVIDFGIARALAATGTVTTAVVGTPAYMAPEQFKGGELGLAVDVFSWAATIAFAATGRPPFGADSPAAIMNRVLNEPPDLGGVEPPLRDLLAECLAKNPADRPSAHRILDRLVRRNGHAAAESGAPDIPPAAAPVAEVDAADRKASAGGATDPKDDTGARRRSRLLPVAAAAAAVTAGAAIVLANPSAFGLWPDGQERAAPAVPRSSGTAMPSPTGASPTGTGGSTGRGAGATAPGVPVESPRAASRGVATSRPIARPTGPGSTPTSGPSSKPSAGPTETPTGTPTSAPTPDETTPPTTSPPRPVELGPVRLTRYCRSLGWEWAEYRTWPQPGAYCVTRRGETMPLSPEQRDEACRRWYGEPKAFHRYRGRANWCYVHV, from the coding sequence ATGCCGGACGCCCAGCCCCTGGAACCCACTGATCCGGCCCGGCTCGGGCCGTATCGGTTGACCGGACGCATCGGCTCGGGTGGCCAGGGGGTCGTCTATCTCGGCGAGGCCGAGGACGGTTCCGCCGTCGCGATCAAGTTGTTCCACGCCTCGATCGGCGCGGACCACACCTTGCGCGACGCGTTCACCCGCGAGCTGGAGGCCGCCAAGCGGGTGGCCCGGTTCTGCATCGCCCAGGTGCTCGACTCGGGCATGGTCGGCGACCGCCCGTACATCGTGAGCGAGTACGTGCCGGGCCCGTCGCTGCAAGCGGTGGTGACCGAGGAGGGGCCGCGCACGGGCGGCGCGCTCGACCGGCTCGCGATCGGCACCGCGACCGCGCTCGTCGCGCTGCACGACGCCGGTGTGGTGCACCGGGACTTCAAACCGCAGAACGTGCTGCTCGGCCCGGACGGGCCGCGCGTGATCGACTTCGGCATCGCCCGCGCGCTCGCCGCGACCGGCACCGTGACGACCGCGGTGGTGGGCACGCCCGCCTACATGGCTCCAGAACAGTTCAAAGGGGGCGAACTCGGCCTCGCCGTGGACGTGTTCTCCTGGGCGGCCACGATCGCGTTCGCGGCCACGGGGCGCCCGCCGTTCGGCGCGGACTCGCCGGCCGCGATCATGAACCGGGTGCTGAACGAGCCGCCGGACCTCGGCGGCGTGGAACCCCCGCTGCGGGACCTGCTCGCCGAGTGCCTCGCCAAGAACCCGGCGGACCGGCCGTCCGCGCACCGGATCCTCGACCGGCTGGTACGGCGCAACGGGCACGCGGCCGCGGAGAGCGGCGCGCCGGACATCCCGCCGGCGGCCGCGCCAGTGGCGGAGGTCGACGCGGCGGACCGAAAGGCCTCGGCGGGCGGGGCCACCGACCCCAAGGACGACACCGGCGCCCGGCGGCGCAGTCGGCTGCTGCCGGTCGCCGCGGCGGCGGCCGCGGTGACGGCGGGGGCGGCGATCGTGCTGGCGAACCCGTCGGCGTTCGGCCTGTGGCCGGACGGCCAGGAGCGCGCGGCACCGGCCGTCCCGCGGTCCTCCGGCACCGCGATGCCATCCCCCACGGGCGCGTCACCGACCGGCACCGGCGGCTCCACCGGTCGCGGCGCCGGGGCCACCGCCCCCGGCGTACCGGTCGAATCCCCCCGGGCCGCCTCCAGGGGCGTGGCCACCTCGCGGCCCATCGCGCGGCCCACGGGCCCCGGATCGACGCCCACCTCGGGACCGTCGTCGAAGCCGTCCGCCGGGCCCACCGAGACGCCCACCGGGACGCCCACGTCGGCCCCCACCCCGGACGAGACGACGCCGCCCACGACCTCGCCGCCCCGGCCCGTCGAGCTCGGCCCGGTACGTCTCACGAGGTACTGCCGGTCGCTCGGCTGGGAGTGGGCGGAGTACCGCACCTGGCCGCAGCCCGGCGCCTACTGCGTGACGCGGCGGGGTGAGACGATGCCGCTCAGCCCGGAGCAGCGCGACGAGGCGTGTCGCCGGTGGTACGGCGAGCCGAAGGCGTTCCACCGCTACCGGGGCCGGGCCAACTGGTGCTACGTCCACGTCTGA